A stretch of DNA from Odontesthes bonariensis isolate fOdoBon6 chromosome 2, fOdoBon6.hap1, whole genome shotgun sequence:
gagaacccacacatacacagggagaacatgcaaatgcCACACAGAaagggagttgaacctggaaccctcttgctgtgaggcaacagtgctaaccaccacaccaccatgcagcccgtGTTTAAACTTAAATTGgttaaacctttttttgtttgtttttgtttacataagtatttatttgtatttttatatttttctcctAAAATCATCTCCAGACTGCTATGCTAATGAACTGTTTGCTCATTTGCTTGTAACATTTACTTACAGTACACAATGTGTATGAAATCTAGTATTATCACTTATAAACTGCTGTGCCTGTTTCTGCTACTATTGTTatattttcagttgtttatATTATATCTTAttagttgtattttttttttatgtttgaccTACAGTTTATTCCATCTAAGATAACCCTTTTAGCTCCTTTGTTTGCCACACGAGCAAACATTTTCCCATTTTGAATTGCATCTAAATTTGTTGTTTTGAAGAGTTCACATAAACTGTGACTATTTGTCTTTGCAAAGAGAATGAGATCTGAGAAAAGTCAGCCATCTCCCTTGTGGGAGATAAATAGTTGTAGACATTTCTGAAACTTAACACTGATTGGTCAGGCAGCCTCTGATGCACGGGCTCAGCCCATTCAGTGGCTGAGCCTGGCTGAAAGAAGAGTTTGGGGATTTCATAGCCTCAAGCTCCTTCATACCTTCCCGTACAGCTTTCCCATGGTTCTGCTCCTTCGGTCAACATGAGTCATCCACTGGTGATTCTGCTCTGTGTGATACTACTACATCAAGCGACAAGGGCCGTCCTCATGGATAAACTTTCAGACAGCAAGATCTGTGGAGACGCAGAATGTTCAAGTAAGTGAGAACATTAAGGCATTGcacagtatgtagaatgtatcCTGAAAACAGTCCTACATTAAGATAGAGAAAATAAACTGCATATCCAAgataacattttaaaaactGTAGGCCATATGCTTaaacttcccttttttttgtttgtttttgctctaTTAGATGTTCTTTCCATGGCCACAGCTTTGGATGACTTCATAGCTCCGGACTGCAGATTCATCAACGTCAAAAAGGGTCAGATTGTCTATGTGTATTCTAAACTCATACCAGCAGAGGGCAATGGAGTCTTCTGGGCTGGAAGTGTACGTTCATAGTTCTTGTCCCCACTACACGTTTGAAAGTTGCAGTAACAAAATGTATAGAGAATATGTTAAAGcttgtaaaaacaaacatatttttccATGCTGCCTTGATAGAGCAAAATGTCTAGGAGTGTCTTTGAAAAAtctgttttgaaaatgtttaaCATCTGAATGAGCTTGATTTAATCAAGTTGAGCATAGAGGGTTCAATGCAAAAAACATGCAATGTGCTGCATGTTAATTTGCTACATAGTTGATGTTATTTTCATTGGCAGGTGTACAGTGAGCGCTATGTGGACCAGATGGGCAGAATCGGATATTTCCCTACAACTGTGGTGAAGGAGACAAATAAGTTCAGCGAAAACACAATTGATATGCAAACAAATGTGAGTATATTTATGTCTTCTATCAGATATTGTTCAAGATGAATCATTTCATTCCAAAATCATTTTTTGGAGTAGTAAGAACTTGCCAACATTATGATTTTCCCTCTCTTTTAGGACATGGACTTCTACTGTGATTAAGGCttttcaaatcttccttttcctGATGGTTGCTTTTATAAAGGACAGACAGTGGCTTTGTCAAGTCCAAGTTTCAGACAGTGTAGCGTTATATCATATTCGATTCCTTCAGCAGGAATGTTTCACTCTTTTAGCCCCCCATATCTTTAATACACCCACTTTTCAGTTACCTAGTCATGTGTGTTGCTCAAGATCTTTTGCTAAATAAATCTTGGTcaagtttaaatgaaaagaCAAGAACTGGTTTTCTAAATGCTGTTTTGATGTTTTCGGATGTGTTTCATTGTACAActtgaattaaaaaagaaatgggatGATGTGTATAATGGAGATTAGAAAACACATGGCAATTATTTGTACATCTCAATAAACCAATGGGGTATTCACAgtagaacacagaaaacatatcaGATATTGAAATTGGGACATACTActatttcaataaaaaaaataatagctTATCTTCAACTTGCTACAACCCCATCTCAAAATGATTGGGATGGGAGAAACTTTGAGTATTCCACCATCTGCAGTGTATAATATCTCCAAAACATTTAGGGAATTTGGAAGATTCTTTGTATGCAAGGGACATGGACAAAAATCAGTAATGGCTGCCCATGATCCTCAGGCCACCAGTTGGCACTGCTTTAAAAGCAGACAACTCGGTCATGGTCTGTCATCTCTGGATGGATTCaagaacacttccagaaatccaGGTCTCTGAAAACAGTTCACTGTCCAAACATGCACGTTGAGTTGATCAACGTTGATCTCTGCTGAGATGTAagtacaggttttagagcaacttATGCTCGAGTCCAGATGACTTCTTTTTTAGGGAAGCAATTTCAGCCATACAATGCTAATCCACATACTGCATCCATTACAATGACAAGGCTTTGTGGTAGAAGAGTTtgggtgctggactggcctgtCTGCTGTCCAGACCGTTCACCAAGCTAAAGCATCATGAGAAGGCAAAACATGCCAAAGAGAACCCAGTACTGTTGATTAACTAGAATCCTATATAAGAGAAACAGGGACAAGCTTTATCTCTGAAAGGTTAAGTAATAAGTCTCCACAGTTCCCAGATTCTgagggactttttttttaaggaagagAGGATCCTACGCAGTGAAGAACACGACACTGTCGCAACCTTTTCGAGATGTGTTGCTGaagtcaaattcaaaatgaggtcAAATTTTTTGTGAAATAGTGAAATAGTACAATGTTTCATTTTCAGCTATTGATGCTTTCCCTGTGCTAATATGAATAAtgtattggtttatgagatgtGCAAATCATTGCAGTTTGTTTTTAATGCACATTGTACACAGCCTCCCAACCTTTTTGACGGAGGGATTGTAAAATCTTTTCCTGATACGATGCAAACACAGAATCAAATCCACTATGTGATGCTAATAGGGTCTTCTTATCAGACTCTAAAGGTTTCTTGACACTTTTATGCTTTATATATTGTCACACAAAAATTATGATTTGCCATGTGGTTCATTCTAAATGAGCAATGAATGAAGCATTCTGCTTTTCTGTCTCATGACAGATGTAATCTGTGAAATCTAAGAGAAATAAGTGCACAGAGGTGCCATTATTGGTGTCCAGAACACAGGAAAGAAGACCAAAATCCAGACACAGAATCAGGCAAGAACATGAGCCGTGTTATGTTAATGAAATACAATCACAGGCTTACAAGTCGACAGACAGGTACAACTGGCAGTCTCTGGTACTGATAGAAGCGAGAGCACTAAGACTGAAAAACTGACAGTGGGTGAGTGAGCTGAACAAGTATAAGAAGTGGCATTGCTAATGGGAACAAGTTGAAGAGGAAGTATGgaaatggcagaaaaaaaagagtatttCTGCAGGACAAGTTTAAAAGGGTTTCAGGTGACAGGGAAGTGTTAGAAAGTCGAAATGTGGCTGAGGGCAAGAATAAACGTACAAATTATGACACAAAGTGATTTGAAATCAATTCATCATCTACAATTCCCTTTTGCCTGGAAGCTATCTCTGAAAAATCACCAAAATTGATATAAGGGGAACCAACAAATGAACAAGATCAGTTAATCTAATGTGTAACTTATAAGATAAACTGGCATGCAGTTATTATGTTGTAAGCATGTTAGAAGAATGaatctttttatttgtgttgctttttttagATGCATATATGGAGCATTACTCTTTCGTTCAGACATTACTCAGCTTCCTTTCTCTCAACCACATGAGTTTATTGACATGGTAATTCCTTGAACAATCATTAATAAAACAATCACAACAACTCGCGAGACAAAAGCCTATGTAGAAGTCAGTGTTCTTTTGTATTTGATTATGAGGCTTACTTTTTTAGTGTTTGGGACAGCAATTGATCGAATGATTGACTGATCTCATTACCACAGTGATCAGGATCAAAATCCCCTCTAGTAAGACAGGTGGATTGCATAAAAGCTATCTGTTGACCTGTTTGGTGCTTATGTACTCTGTGTTTTAATTATAAAATGGACACAATGTAGCTGTTCTTTCAGACATGCATCATTTACTGCTTTGACCAGACCTCCTTAAAAGTTTCCAATGGTTGCTTTCTACCGCTTCCTTTGTTAGAACTCTAAAGGCTAAATTTCATTTTCATGTCATTTATCATATACTATATATCCCTATGAGTTTAATATAAATGTAATATAAGTTAAATGAGACAGGAGATTATTCAAGTAAACTGTATGGATCAgtcgcactcacacacacacacacacacacacacacacacacacacagctcctgAAGAACTATCTTGATTAAACATGGCCTTACATATTGTCACTGTTAAAGCTCTTTCCAAAggatgatttaaatctttttttgatTGGTTTTGAATCATCAGTATTCCATATTTTTGTgtcatgacacacacacagatatgattgtaaatatcacatcttaaaATCTTCCTCATTTGAAACATTGGATTATGAAAGACATTTCCAATTTAGTTTGATAAGGGAATGCTCAGCCATGTTCCTCTGAGCTGCCACTGAATTTATCTGCCTTCACGGGGGAAACTGGTACATGACAGCTGAATGCTGGGATTTTTGAGACCACTGCTAACAGGtcattttcattagtttatGCCAGACTGACCTGAGGCATTCCTAGAAAGGTATGCTTACAAGTTTAGGAAATAGGGCTGTCACGCATGCAATCAATCTCTCCCCGTCCTCTCTCAGCTAAAATCAATGATAACCTGCATCAAATGTTCTACCACAAAATGTCACTCAGTAGGAACATGCCTGGGGCATGTCGAAGGAGCCTGATAAAGCACTGACAGTTTCAGGGTAGTGGAGGAGAcgccattttgaaaatgaattCTGTCTTATCATGTGGTCATACTGTGATGAAAGTGGGATCATTATCATCAATATCCACAGAGGAACTGACTGCTGAATTCAGTGGTTGTTATCATCGCTGTTCCATAGAGGTCTAAAGCTCAGCTTTTTTCAAATGATTGCCAATTGAAGTTGAGTGCACATGTGTAGGTCTTTATAtgaaatatacacaataagttCAGTCAATCTTACTGATGACAGctgttgcttttgtgtgttaCCATGGCGACGGGCCGAGATACTCTGTCAGAGGAGATTGATGTACGTCAGTGCTCAGGAGTGGATgtgcattttctgtgttaaagCTTAAAGAAGCAGCTACCACACGTAGGTTACAGTTTTTGTTCGTATCCAATGTCATGCTCACACCCACACCTCTACAGCCAGTAGCACAGCGCCCTGTGGAGCCGaaaaagaagcagcagcagggcTGGTTAGCATCTGAGACTGACATgtcttttattttacaaaaccAGAACTCACGCctggcccatctctgtgcatgATAATCAGCAAAAGATAATTCCACAAGCATTTGTGTTTGTGGATAACTGGGATAAACAAAACACTCCAGAGCACTGTGCTGAAATAATATCTTAGTCTAGCCTTTGAAAAATTCCATAATGTTAGGCTGAACAGAACTGAAGTGGGTCTGAAAAAGATGATACTGAGAAGAGGGACCTTGGATGGGCAAACATGCTGTATTGCTCCCCAGACATTGATTGATTCAGGTTGAATCATTTTGATTTAAGCATTTCAATCACAACTCATTTCATTCCATGACCATGTGGATTTATTCCCTTGGGAAAAAAGTTTTTGCTCAGGACaatgacaaaacagaaaactaaTTTTCTATTCTTAAATGTGATGGAAGAGTCTTTGCTTTGTGTGTCCTCTTGTGACTAGAGGCCAAATCGGACTTAATCTGTAGTGTCTTCGAGGTGCTTGAACAACGTAGTTTGTTGTCTCTAATTTTCTTCAGAAAATGCCAGAtcactgtttgtttgaactGATCAATCAATATGTCCAAATGAATCAGTCACAGTTAAAGCCTGAGGATTAGCACCTACCTCCTCACACGATTCATTTATTCGACACGTCAAAATACATTTGTCAGTCTACACTTGTGTTTATAGTGTGGGCCCGTCAGCTGGCCCGTTATGTGGGTTGTTGCCATATTTAAAGGGTAGGTGACAATGGATGTGTTTCACGCAGAGGAAAAGTGCAACTACAACAAAATTCTTTCCGCTAGTATTTCTCCTTCACTGCCGTTCACTCTCTGTTTCTTTGTTATATCTCTGACTCATTTAATTGCACAAGCTAGTGTAATTCCCCCATTGCCTCTGACACACAACCATACAAAAGAAACAGCTGATTTAATTTCATGTGAGTTCCACCTTCCAAAGAATCCAGGACTCGATGACTTAATGTTTGCCTATTTCCAAATTTGTGACAAAAGACCAACAACTACAGGTAAAATAAGTTCACTGCGCAATCATCTTTAGGGTCAGTGTGCATGCATATTCCAATGAGATTGTCTTAATGTCTCCAGCAAGGATTGATTGTGCATGTGAGAATTACCAAGTGGAAGAGGAAAATATCCTGACATTTTTGTTAATGacagatttctatatttcttcACAACTCAACTTTCACTCACATTTCTGTCACACCCAATAAACCAAGTACAACCCTGTTCTCACCTTCTCCATCTGTGAAAACTAACTTCCTTTTACCTCTTTAGTTTTGCCTGTCACTATGGTTACCAAAAAGATTCAGGTGGAGGTTTGTGTGCATTTTTGTGATGTCAATCGGTCAACAGGGGAAGTGTGTAACTATCCCTCTTTGGCTTCTGTTAGGTTTCGAGGTCATTCAACTGAATGGCAAACAACAGGAAATTAATTGCGCTGTGAGGATATTAGCCCAGAATTTCAAGCAAATGCAAATCAAGAGATTTTATCCTTTTGATATATTGTGAATGttgcatatttaaaaaatgtccaaTGTATTGCTCAAGCTAATCATTAGATGGCAGTGTATACAGAACCAAATTACATAAATAAACTATCCAATCATCTCTTTTTGTATATAAAGGTTAGTCACACTGCTATCATTATTGATTGGCTTTTACAGTATCTTTGCACAAATATTTCTATATCTTTCTATATCACccgaaagaaagaagaaaaacgtTAAATTCATGCTCTGCATAATTTTTTTTAGCTATGTTAAGCACAAAAAAAGGTGTGAGGAAGCTTCCCAGCACAGGCCTGGGTGACTATTTGCCAGGTGGCTGGAAAGATGAttcccctctcctctttagttgCGTGAGctctgtgttttttccccctgCCAAGTCTCATTAAATAACTTATGaatgacaaataaaatcatGTTGTGTGTCAACAtcagtttttttggggggaaggGGCATTTTGCATGTCTTAAATGCCGCATATCCTCGAAACGACACCCATGCCCTGAGCCCTTACACCCTCACAATTATGTGTATCTTTGAATCTTTTAAATTGaaacaaatgtttaaaatatGTAATAGTAAATGTATCTGGTAAGCTGGTATGATATTTATAGCAATGTGATTCAAAATCATTATCTCACCATGCTCATGTGGGTTTCCTTCCAGTTTCTCACTTTTAAGCCAATGTTAAAACACAGGCTGGTTTAAACTCGATTTATGCTTCCTTGTTGGATCAATAGTTGAGTTTATGTTGCAGCCTACGCAAGTGATCCACATCATTGTGAGCTTCTAAACATTTGCAGTGGTGCGTCTCAGTCGATCTGTGGTGCTGTGTTGAGTTTCTTAATATGATTTGAAAACACAAATTGCTGGTGTAACACAGGTGGAATGTACTGATATTAAACAGCCTCTTTTTCTGAAATCACTGCAACACAGAAAGAGGGGATGTACTGTACCATAGGACAGGGCAGTATGTGCATGTATTAAATTGATGAGTCTATACACAGATTTGCAGAGGTATACCATATAGCTGCATTACTGGGAATGTCAGGTTTCGGGGACGCaatgctgttggctatggtgTAGCGTACACAGCTAGGATCTGAAATGATCTGACATGACTCACATAAACATGTGAAATTACCATGACTTAACATTGTATTGAGTTCTTGTGTcacagaaagcaaaaaaacttTACTTGAAGTAGATGTGCTCTTTTGACCTATGCCTACAGACCAGCCTCCCCGGTTACCAGGGTAACGATTATTGCCCCAGATAACCAGGTTGACGTTAAAGTTGCGCTGCTCAAACCCTGTGGCACCAGTACTTTCAACACATCATGTCCCACCATGATTTTAAGCATTGTTAAACAGAGTGTGTTATTTCATGTCGGATCAGATTGACTCGTTCCTTGATATCGAGGTCACAAATGTCTCATGCGTAAATAATGCTCATGTTTAGGCACAATGTGACGAAGAATCTTACCGTACatataacaaaaagaaaagctcCTTCAAAGAATGATGCTTCCCACTCTGTTTTTATAAAATTAGCAGGACACTGatgaaaatgtttcactttgaatgtttatattttatatcaGTATATAAATCAGTACATAAAGACTGAAAAGGGATCAAACCTTTTAGTTCGCTTTCATAAAACTAGTCTTTTAGACGTTTTAGGTGTGAAAGACTAGTTTCCTTCATTTCCTGTATACTATGTAACTAATAGGCATTTCATTCATCCTGAGGAATGCTCCTACATCAGGCTGATGTAATATTTCTGGAGGAgattgagagagagagagagaaaaaacatgctatcattttctttaattttaTCAAGGAAAGCTTCCATCAGAAATCTTTCACATcctgtgtttaaatgtttttgcagaggttttttttttttttttactcaagtCTGTGGGCTATGAATAGACTGAATGTTTGTCATGACAACCAATTACCCATTACAAAAGCAGCACGGCTAAGTAAGGCAATTAAGTGGTGAAATAAAATCATGTGTCCCTGTGTGTTTTTGCTCACAGCCACATGTGTAGGCACAAGGGTAGCAAAATGTCCTTATGTGGATTCTCATATAGTGATATTTATGGTGTCTGTTGGATTCATGCATTATTTGAGAAATTTGACAGCAAGAAAAATGGGCTTTGTTGTGTGCAAGTGGGAGGAATATTCTCCATTAGCTTGTGACTTTTAGATAATGTTAGTTGCTCGCACACAACAAAGTAACTCGTAATTCAATATATATTTCCAATGAACAGTGATTAGAATACAATAAACAGACTTGCAGACAAACACATTCTTTTAAACTGCATAGCTCCACTGTCACTGTCACTTAAAAGTGGTGACTTATGATTATTGAAGAACTATCTATCTGGTCGGCTTATAAAACATAGCATAGCTCTCATTCTGAATGTCAAATCTTGATGTGCTGCACGGGGATGCTGCATACAGCTGTGCTTCATCTATTAGCTTTCTTTCAAGTCCCATATCTCAGTCTCGCAGCTGCCCAAAGGTTGTTGCCAGAGAATAAAATGACAGACtgtgataaaaaagaaaaaaagaaaaaaaaacaaaaaactgctgTGACAGAACTTCTCATcatgggaaaaaaacagtgaagtgTTGCTCCATTTGCTAAaggaaatcacaacaaatggcGGGGAATGAGCACATGAATGCACACACATCTGATGTTTTAAGGGGTTATCTGCGTCACTACATGTACATCAATGTGAAATTTGAAACATCCTGTTTTGTGTAAACCACCTGTCCCCAACCTTTTACAGGTAAGCAAGCTGTCCCAGACAGCTTGCGGGCAGTTAAAAGACAAACCAAGTTGGTTAAGTCTAATGGCCCTTGCATTGATTGCTTGGGGTATCCTCACAAATAGCAGGGATAGAAGAACCACTAAGATGCCCATTCAGGATCTCTAAATGCATTTCAGCTTGTACTTTTATTGACCCTCTTGGAGCGGCCAATGCAGGGTTTATTACATGCACTGCTCACAGCCTGTTTTTACAATGACATGATGGATCTGTGAGGGAGGTGTTGAAGGAAGCAGTACACATCAGCCACTGCACAGCTCATTGGTTATATTGGAGGTAAACAGCTTTTATCAATTCAAATAATGTATTGGCTCTGGTCAGTAAAGTtgtgaagggaaaactaaaaaaacataTTCAAACAAATTACCTCTTCTGGATTAAATACATGAGGCTGCTGAGTAAATTAATCAGCACTGGACTAAACTGCTAAGCTGTGCTGATTTCACAGTCAGTAGACATAATAGCAGATTTATCGCTTGGATGCTGTCAACTCTGTGAAAACGAACTGTAGCCTTCAATAAGCCTCGACTGGATCAAACGATGCTGGGTCTCACCTCTGTGTTAAGAGTCTGGGGACAGGTGTTGAACTGCATGTTTCCATGAGAGCCACTGCGACAACTTGTGTTTGCTGTGCTTACACACCGAGGGCATAATCCTAACACCCATTCTCAGCTAAGCAACTTGGAAAAGGGTCCACATGCATAACAGTCATGTACAGATACAATGGGTTTTATAACAAAGTGTTTCTGTGCAGTCATTCTAACCTTTGCTGCCAGTAACTGATGATTAAAAGAatcattttaaatgtaaattgtGACTCCTTAACcctgtctttgttttctcaaaaaaatatcctgTTTTTGATTCATTCTTTCCTAGCTATTAGTTTGATTGCAGGTTTGTACCATTAATACCAGAACTTTGAACATTAGATGCCTAAAACACATTGTACATTGCTAATCTCTGTGCCCTGTGTGGCCTAGGAAAAAGCATCCAGTGTTTGCTTTCTTAATGGACTACGTC
This window harbors:
- the LOC142399950 gene encoding otoraplin-like: MSHPLVILLCVILLHQATRAVLMDKLSDSKICGDAECSNVLSMATALDDFIAPDCRFINVKKGQIVYVYSKLIPAEGNGVFWAGSVYSERYVDQMGRIGYFPTTVVKETNKFSENTIDMQTNDMDFYCD